The sequence below is a genomic window from Aureispira sp. CCB-E.
ATTGGACAATGCAATTCTTGGTTGAATGATGGGGAAGGCTTGCAGCCTAGAGCGATTACTAGAGATTTGAGTTGGGGGATTCCTGTGCCTGTAGAAGGAGGAGAGGGGAAGGTGCTGTATGTTTGGTTTGATGCTCCAATAGGGTATATTTCTGCGACAAAGCAATGGGCTCTGGAGAATAATACGGACTGGGAATCCTATTGGAAAGGAGATGATGTAGAGCTAGTGCATTTTATTGGGAAAGATAATATTGTTTTTCATTGCATTGTGTTCCCTGCCATGTTGCATGCTCATGGAGATTATGTATTGCCTAAAGCAGTTCCTGCCAATCAATTTTTGAACTTAGAAGGACGAAAATTTTCTAAATCTAAGGGCTGGGTAATTGAGCAGCATGAATATTTGAAAGATTTTGAAGCTTTCCCAAATAAGGAAGATGCCTTGCGTTATGCTTTGATTCGTACTTTGCCAGAAAACAAAGATGGTGATTTTAAGTGGGACGAATTTGTGGCATTGCATGATAATGAATTAGTGGCTAATTTGGGGAATTTAATCAACCGAGTCATTAACTTAACACATAGTTATTATAAAGGAGAGGTGCCAGCAGCAGATGCTTCCATATCTATTAAAGATGTAGAGGATGAAAAAACTATAACACTAGGGGATGCCTATAAAGTTTTGTTGTCTAAAGTAGCGCATTTAGAAACTTGTATTTTGAATTATGAGTTTAAAAATGGCGTGCAAGCTCTTATGGATATTTCTGCTTATGCTAATATTTTATTGCAGCGTAATGAACCTTGGAAAGTTTGGAAAACAGAGCCAGATTCGGATTTGGTGAAAGGCGTTATGAATTTAAGCTTACAGATTGCAACGGTCTTGAGCGTTGTGAGTCAACCATTTTTGCCTTTTACAGCAGCTAAATTGAGAACCTTATTGGCTTTAGAACCATTACAGTCTGGTGATTTTGATGTGTTGAAACAAGTCTTGAAGCAAGGAGGGCATTTAATTCCTGGAGGACATAAAATTAATGCACCCGAATTGTTATTTGCTAAAATCAATGATAGAAAAGATAAATCTAGGTTAGCGTTGATTGAATTGCAAAAACAAAAATTGGAAGTGTTAAAAAAGAAAATGGAGGCATTAAAAGCACAAGCAGAAAAAGAGCCTGAGCAAGTAAAAGAAACGTGCGCATTTGATGATTTTACAAAAATAGATTTCCGAGTAGGAACTATTACTGCCGCAGAAAAAATTAAAAAAGCTAAGAAGTTACTTAAGCTGACCGTTGATTTAGGGTTTGAGACTAGAACAGTTGTGTCTGGTATCGCGTTGCATTATGAACCTGAAGAGGTTATTGGGCAACAAGTGACTCTAGTCGCTAATTTGGCACCACGCAAAATGATGGGAATTGAGTCGCAAGGAATGATTCTAATGGCAGAAAATGAAGCGGGCAAGTTGATTTTTGTGGGACCTCAAGAAGCAGCAATTAACGGAGGTGTAGTCCGATAATATCGTAAACTTTTTTATAGTCTAACTGTTTAGTTAAGGAATGATTACTCTTTTGGAGTAGTCATTCTTGCTTAACATAAGTTGGGCAACACTCCAAAATACAGATTCCCGCAATGAAGAAAGTTTTTCTTGTTCTTATTAATTTATTCCTATTTAGCCAGATAATGTCGGCGCAATTATTGAAAGAATATGTACGCTCTTTTTCCCTAAGAAATAGCGATACGATTTTGATTGATTTGCAGATTCCCTATGAAATTATTGATTGGGATCGAAAAATTGTGCGGACATTCACGCAGATAGAATCTTTTAGTATGTCCGATGAGTTGCTACGAAAGTTGGCACATAAAGGACATTATAGTGTTCGAGGGAGACGAAAGAACGAAATTTTG
It includes:
- the metG gene encoding methionine--tRNA ligase, which translates into the protein MNNKKHTITAALPYANGALHLGHLAGAYLPADIYARFLRLQGKDVVFICGSDEHGAAITIRAKQEGRTPQDIIDTYHNLNKETFERLGISFDKYHRTSAPLHHETAQDFFKKLLEKGGEFDVKESEQYYDEAFDQFLADRYIIGTCPKCNHTEAYGDQCENCGSTLSPTDLIEPRSTMSGKTPVLRKTKHWYFRLDKHGDWLKEWVKTGKVDGVQLHDPKTWKSHVIGQCNSWLNDGEGLQPRAITRDLSWGIPVPVEGGEGKVLYVWFDAPIGYISATKQWALENNTDWESYWKGDDVELVHFIGKDNIVFHCIVFPAMLHAHGDYVLPKAVPANQFLNLEGRKFSKSKGWVIEQHEYLKDFEAFPNKEDALRYALIRTLPENKDGDFKWDEFVALHDNELVANLGNLINRVINLTHSYYKGEVPAADASISIKDVEDEKTITLGDAYKVLLSKVAHLETCILNYEFKNGVQALMDISAYANILLQRNEPWKVWKTEPDSDLVKGVMNLSLQIATVLSVVSQPFLPFTAAKLRTLLALEPLQSGDFDVLKQVLKQGGHLIPGGHKINAPELLFAKINDRKDKSRLALIELQKQKLEVLKKKMEALKAQAEKEPEQVKETCAFDDFTKIDFRVGTITAAEKIKKAKKLLKLTVDLGFETRTVVSGIALHYEPEEVIGQQVTLVANLAPRKMMGIESQGMILMAENEAGKLIFVGPQEAAINGGVVR